Proteins from one Cyanobacteria bacterium FACHB-DQ100 genomic window:
- the acsF gene encoding magnesium-protoporphyrin IX monomethyl ester (oxidative) cyclase produces MVDSLKKPGFEELRPGIKVPAKETILTPRFYTTDFDEMAQMDLSVNEEEFEALVAELRNDYNRHHFVRDEEFEQSWDHIDGNTRRVFVEFLERSCTAEFSGFLLYKELSRKLKDRNPLLAEGFSLMSRDEARHAGFLNKALSDFNLSLDLGFLTKSRKYTFFKPKFIFYATYLSEKIGYWRYITIFHHLKAHPEDRLYPIFKFFDNWCQDENRHGDFFDALMRTQPQFLNDWKAKLWCRFFLLSVFATMYLNDIQRTEFYEAIGLNTREFEYTVIEKTNETAGRVFPVILNVKHPEFYARLETCVQNNENLRAIDSSSRSKFVKTLKKIPYYVSNGVQLAKLYFIKPIDMTASHGQVR; encoded by the coding sequence ATGGTAGATTCTCTTAAAAAACCAGGCTTTGAAGAACTGCGCCCTGGAATCAAAGTTCCAGCGAAAGAAACGATTCTCACGCCGCGCTTCTACACCACCGACTTTGACGAGATGGCGCAGATGGATCTCTCGGTTAACGAGGAAGAATTCGAGGCGCTCGTTGCAGAATTGCGAAACGACTACAACCGCCACCATTTTGTGCGGGATGAGGAGTTCGAGCAATCCTGGGATCACATCGACGGCAATACCCGTCGTGTGTTTGTCGAATTCCTAGAGCGCTCCTGCACCGCAGAATTTTCGGGCTTTTTACTTTACAAAGAACTGTCCCGCAAGCTGAAAGACCGCAATCCGCTTCTAGCTGAAGGATTTTCGCTGATGTCTCGCGATGAGGCACGTCACGCAGGCTTCCTTAACAAAGCGTTGTCTGACTTTAATCTTTCGCTTGATTTAGGCTTTTTAACCAAGAGCCGCAAGTACACATTCTTTAAGCCGAAGTTCATCTTCTACGCAACTTACCTATCCGAGAAGATTGGTTACTGGCGCTACATCACAATTTTCCATCACCTCAAAGCGCATCCTGAAGATCGGCTGTATCCGATTTTCAAGTTCTTTGATAACTGGTGCCAAGATGAGAACCGCCACGGAGACTTCTTCGATGCGTTGATGCGGACCCAGCCCCAGTTCCTCAACGACTGGAAGGCTAAACTCTGGTGTCGATTCTTCTTGCTGTCAGTGTTTGCGACGATGTACCTGAATGACATTCAGCGCACCGAATTCTATGAAGCGATCGGTCTTAACACCCGCGAGTTTGAGTACACCGTGATCGAGAAAACTAACGAAACCGCAGGTCGTGTTTTCCCGGTTATTCTCAACGTGAAGCATCCAGAGTTCTATGCGCGACTTGAAACTTGCGTTCAGAACAACGAAAACTTAAGAGCGATCGACAGCAGCAGCAGATCGAAATTCGTGAAGACGCTGAAGAAAATTCCTTACTACGTCTCGAATGGCGTTCAACTTGCAAAGCTATATTTCATTAAGCCGATCGACATGACCGCATCGCACGGTCAAGTCAGATAA
- a CDS encoding YdcF family protein: protein MFLFFSKLLPLFIYPLGLSCLLLLLTLVLILQKRSRLALIPVTLTFLILLLSSSPWVSDAIVKTLEYQYITEGELPTADAIVVLGGSTGAALPPRPWIEVQEEGDRVLYAAKLYREKRAPRLILSGGRIDWRSNPGSEAEDMAILMEPMGVPRSAMLLESRSLNTRENAVNTLEIMKANKIEKILLVTSAMHMPRSMLIFKKLGIDAIPAPTDYTLVQAEQASKSTLEARILDSLPDADQIRRTTRVLKEYVGILVYRVRGWA, encoded by the coding sequence ATGTTTTTATTTTTCTCCAAACTACTGCCCCTGTTTATTTACCCGCTGGGCTTAAGCTGCTTGCTGCTGCTGCTCACGTTGGTTTTGATATTGCAAAAGCGATCGCGCTTAGCCTTAATCCCCGTCACGCTCACCTTTTTAATTCTGTTGCTGAGTTCAAGCCCTTGGGTCAGCGACGCGATTGTGAAAACTTTGGAATATCAGTACATCACGGAAGGCGAACTGCCGACCGCAGATGCGATCGTGGTGCTAGGCGGCTCAACGGGAGCGGCGCTACCGCCTCGCCCCTGGATTGAAGTCCAAGAGGAAGGCGATCGCGTTCTCTACGCAGCAAAGCTCTATCGAGAAAAGAGAGCGCCCCGTCTGATCCTCAGCGGCGGACGGATTGATTGGCGATCGAATCCGGGTTCCGAAGCTGAAGACATGGCGATTCTGATGGAACCGATGGGAGTTCCGCGCTCAGCGATGCTACTTGAATCGCGATCGCTCAACACCCGCGAAAACGCCGTAAACACGCTAGAAATAATGAAAGCGAATAAGATTGAGAAAATTCTACTGGTAACATCGGCGATGCATATGCCGCGATCGATGCTGATCTTTAAGAAGTTGGGAATTGATGCCATTCCCGCTCCGACCGATTACACCTTAGTCCAAGCTGAGCAAGCCTCAAAATCGACGTTAGAAGCGAGAATTCTAGATTCCTTACCGGATGCCGATCAAATTCGTCGCACCACTCGTGTACTTAAAGAATATGTCGGAATCTTAGTGTACCGAGTGCGAGGGTGGGCTTAA
- a CDS encoding DUF2949 domain-containing protein, which produces METKKRSELIRFLREELALPISAIDFAVKHSQPELTPLPMVLWQYGLVTLNQLDQIFDWLEKVSYTL; this is translated from the coding sequence ATGGAAACGAAAAAGCGGTCAGAATTAATTCGGTTTCTCCGGGAAGAACTTGCGCTTCCCATCTCTGCGATCGATTTTGCGGTCAAGCACAGTCAACCGGAACTTACACCTCTTCCAATGGTTTTATGGCAGTATGGTTTAGTGACGCTGAACCAGCTTGACCAGATTTTTGACTGGCTAGAAAAAGTCAGCTACACCCTGTGA
- the ftsE gene encoding cell division ATP-binding protein FtsE translates to MAQALNRPSPSVPTRDDSQSVPAALIQLRQVSKTYPNGSSALSGISLDVKSGDFLFITGPSGSGKSTLLKLLYGAELPSEGEIFVNRQNPARLRGNQLAFLRRRIGVVFQDYKLIPRRTVAENVSFVLWAQGYSRPEIQRRLQPALKMVGLVHKADCFPEELSGGEQQRASIARAIVGTPPIVLADEPTGNLDPENSLQVVKILKKLNQIGVTVLVTTHDENLIRQANDPVVQIRNGQLYHRV, encoded by the coding sequence ATGGCTCAAGCCCTGAATCGTCCGTCGCCCTCTGTCCCTACCCGTGATGACTCTCAATCTGTGCCAGCAGCGCTAATCCAACTGCGTCAGGTGAGCAAAACTTACCCGAACGGAAGTTCTGCGCTCTCCGGCATTTCGCTCGACGTGAAAAGCGGCGACTTCTTGTTTATTACAGGGCCTTCCGGCTCCGGGAAATCAACTCTTCTTAAATTGCTCTATGGCGCAGAACTGCCCTCTGAAGGCGAAATTTTTGTCAATCGTCAAAATCCTGCTCGTCTACGCGGCAATCAACTCGCCTTTTTGCGCCGTCGCATCGGTGTTGTGTTTCAGGATTACAAGCTGATTCCGCGTCGAACCGTGGCGGAAAATGTCTCGTTTGTTCTCTGGGCGCAGGGGTACTCTCGTCCTGAAATTCAGCGGCGCTTACAGCCTGCTCTGAAAATGGTAGGTCTGGTTCACAAAGCAGATTGTTTTCCAGAAGAGCTTTCTGGTGGGGAACAGCAGCGGGCAAGTATTGCGCGGGCGATCGTCGGAACTCCCCCGATTGTCCTAGCCGATGAGCCGACCGGAAATCTTGATCCAGAAAATTCGTTGCAAGTGGTTAAGATTCTTAAAAAGCTAAATCAAATTGGGGTTACGGTTTTAGTGACAACGCACGATGAAAATCTGATTCGGCAAGCAAATGATCCGGTCGTGCAAATTCGCAACGGTCAGCTGTATCACAGGGTGTAG
- a CDS encoding mechanosensitive ion channel: MNEFWQHLDQFSDMPRFAGNFQFAQLPPGEAPFGYIQGINVAELIIKLGGALLVLLIGALVAVFVSSVVRGLLKRTTLDNRLADWVAGGRGRANFNVEGLISTIVFWIIMILAVVAALNALGLNTVSQPLNNFLNQIFAFLPQLGAAALLVGLAWVVATLAKTIVVRTSESFSLDEKLSEPSDDPLATPPFRLSETLGNAVYWFVFLFFLPLILGVLNLQGPLQPVQNLLNDILSALPNIIKALAIAVVGWFIARTVRGIVTNLLSAIGTDQVGARIGLNRARGGQSLSWILGTIVYVLILIPTATAALDALRIPAISVPATAMLNQVLNALPLIFTAAAILAIAYVIGKFVADLVSSILASIGFDNLFYWLGLQSAPYTPKVPPEQYSTEFQTGETLPQVSQPIDQQKMAVRSPSEIAGIIVLVGILLFATVAAVDVLQIQALTAIISGLLYIFGRILSGLVVFAVGLYFANLAYSLITSSGSRQSKLLGQTARVAILGFVAALALQQIGIAPNIVNLAFGLLLGAIAVAIAIAFGLGGRDVAGEQLREWLKDFKR; this comes from the coding sequence ATGAATGAGTTCTGGCAACATCTTGATCAGTTCAGCGACATGCCGCGATTTGCGGGAAATTTTCAATTCGCCCAACTCCCCCCCGGAGAGGCACCATTCGGCTACATCCAAGGAATTAATGTCGCTGAGTTAATCATCAAACTCGGCGGGGCGCTGCTTGTCCTATTAATTGGAGCACTGGTCGCTGTCTTCGTATCGAGTGTTGTGCGCGGATTGCTGAAGCGAACCACACTCGATAATCGACTCGCAGACTGGGTTGCTGGCGGACGAGGACGAGCAAATTTTAACGTTGAAGGTTTGATTTCAACGATCGTCTTCTGGATCATAATGATCCTGGCTGTAGTCGCTGCTTTAAATGCGCTTGGGTTAAACACAGTTTCACAGCCGCTCAATAATTTTCTCAATCAAATTTTCGCCTTTCTCCCGCAGTTGGGTGCGGCTGCACTCTTGGTCGGATTGGCTTGGGTTGTGGCGACGCTTGCGAAAACGATCGTCGTTCGCACCTCGGAATCGTTTTCTTTAGATGAGAAGCTCTCTGAGCCAAGTGACGATCCGTTAGCGACCCCTCCCTTTCGGCTCAGTGAGACGTTAGGCAATGCGGTTTACTGGTTTGTTTTCCTATTTTTCTTGCCGCTGATTTTAGGCGTACTGAATTTGCAAGGCCCGCTCCAGCCGGTTCAGAATCTGCTGAATGATATCTTAAGCGCCCTTCCCAACATTATTAAAGCGTTGGCGATCGCGGTGGTGGGTTGGTTTATTGCTCGAACAGTTCGGGGAATTGTCACAAACTTGCTGAGCGCGATCGGGACAGATCAAGTGGGAGCAAGAATTGGACTAAACCGAGCCAGAGGCGGTCAATCGCTGTCCTGGATTTTGGGCACGATCGTCTATGTGTTAATTCTGATTCCAACTGCAACTGCCGCGCTCGATGCACTCAGGATTCCAGCGATTTCGGTACCTGCAACCGCAATGCTGAATCAAGTGCTAAACGCCTTGCCGTTGATCTTCACCGCCGCCGCAATCTTAGCGATCGCTTATGTAATCGGCAAGTTTGTTGCCGATTTGGTATCTAGCATTCTCGCAAGTATTGGATTCGATAATCTCTTTTATTGGCTAGGGCTGCAATCGGCACCTTACACACCCAAGGTTCCACCCGAACAGTACAGTACCGAGTTTCAAACCGGCGAAACGCTGCCACAGGTGAGTCAACCCATAGATCAACAGAAAATGGCAGTACGATCGCCATCTGAGATTGCGGGCATCATCGTTTTGGTTGGAATTCTGCTGTTTGCGACCGTTGCGGCGGTAGATGTGCTGCAAATTCAAGCCTTAACGGCGATTATTTCTGGCTTGCTTTACATTTTCGGGCGCATTTTGTCTGGGCTAGTCGTGTTTGCGGTTGGATTGTACTTTGCGAACTTGGCGTACAGCTTGATTACCAGTTCTGGCAGCCGGCAGTCGAAATTGCTGGGTCAGACAGCGCGAGTTGCGATTCTGGGATTTGTCGCAGCGTTGGCGCTTCAGCAAATCGGGATTGCGCCGAATATTGTGAATTTGGCGTTTGGGCTATTGCTGGGCGCGATCGCGGTGGCGATTGCGATCGCGTTTGGTCTTGGCGGTCGGGATGTCGCGGGTGAGCAGTTGCGTGAGTGGTTGAAAGACTTCAAGCGTTAG
- a CDS encoding SRPBCC family protein — MEPQVFEQSILIQASATNVERCFTDLKLMHRWLNPALRCEPIDHWSTEVGSESRFVIQIPVLQPALKSVVAERQPGLVVWQFEGFFKGRDRWECKPEDRGTRLINRFEFEIPNAIVRFGFNQFAAKWTQEDMQAQLRRLKRVAETLS, encoded by the coding sequence GTGGAGCCACAAGTTTTCGAGCAATCAATCCTAATTCAAGCCAGCGCAACCAATGTAGAGCGCTGCTTTACTGACTTAAAGTTGATGCACCGTTGGCTGAATCCAGCATTGCGCTGCGAACCGATCGATCATTGGTCTACCGAAGTTGGCAGCGAGAGCCGCTTTGTGATTCAAATTCCGGTGTTACAACCTGCACTTAAAAGTGTCGTTGCGGAGCGGCAGCCCGGTTTAGTTGTGTGGCAATTTGAGGGATTTTTTAAGGGGCGCGATCGCTGGGAATGCAAACCCGAAGACAGGGGAACCCGCCTGATCAATCGATTTGAATTCGAGATTCCCAACGCGATCGTGCGCTTTGGATTTAACCAATTTGCGGCAAAGTGGACACAAGAAGATATGCAGGCGCAATTGCGCCGATTAAAGCGAGTGGCAGAAACCTTAAGCTAA
- a CDS encoding tetratricopeptide repeat protein, producing MEFSLARQRFYQEVRQDDEEINLEKAALYIAQEEYPELEVDYYLKALDQMAAEIQARLPEEPYPLRIVQTINQYLYKDLEFHGNSEDYYDPRNSFLNDVIDRRTGIPISLALLYLAIAKRIDFPMIGIGMPGHFLIRPAVNEDMEIFVDAFHEGEILFPQDCQERLNQLAGQPVEMRPKFLEAVTAKQFLARMLTNLKGIYLNQGKIGKCLTMIERILILFPDAPFELRDRGIIYFQTHRWIEARQDLEAYLDNVPNANDRDVIEQLLDRIEGS from the coding sequence ATGGAATTCTCGCTGGCTCGACAACGTTTTTATCAGGAAGTGCGTCAGGATGATGAAGAGATCAACCTAGAAAAAGCAGCCCTTTATATTGCACAAGAAGAGTATCCAGAATTAGAGGTTGATTACTATTTGAAAGCCCTTGATCAAATGGCAGCGGAGATTCAAGCTAGGCTTCCAGAAGAACCCTATCCGCTGCGAATTGTTCAAACAATTAATCAGTATTTGTATAAAGATTTAGAATTTCATGGAAATTCTGAAGATTATTATGACCCGCGGAATAGCTTTTTGAATGACGTGATCGATCGCAGAACTGGAATTCCAATTTCACTAGCATTGTTGTATTTAGCGATCGCAAAACGCATTGATTTTCCGATGATTGGAATTGGAATGCCGGGGCATTTTCTCATTCGTCCTGCGGTGAACGAAGACATGGAAATTTTTGTGGATGCGTTTCATGAAGGAGAAATTCTGTTTCCGCAAGATTGCCAAGAGCGATTAAATCAGCTTGCCGGACAGCCTGTTGAAATGCGTCCCAAGTTTCTAGAAGCAGTGACCGCAAAACAATTTTTGGCGCGAATGTTGACCAATCTAAAGGGCATTTATTTAAACCAAGGCAAAATTGGAAAATGCCTTACCATGATTGAAAGAATTTTGATTCTGTTTCCCGATGCGCCGTTTGAGCTACGCGATCGCGGCATCATCTATTTTCAAACCCATCGCTGGATTGAAGCTCGCCAAGACTTAGAGGCTTATCTTGATAACGTTCCAAACGCGAACGATCGTGATGTGATTGAACAATTGCTCGATCGCATCGAAGGCAGTTAG
- a CDS encoding FAD-binding oxidoreductase: protein MSVTEEILAKIPGNSLEGLRRVDARWKEVREGSMSVPQAVEVKDQPLDSVDWDVVICGGTLGILLGAALVQKGWRVTLIERGVLKGREQEWNISRQELEVFIELGLLNETELEAAIATQFNPVRISFSEDNQIFVKNVLNTGVDPAYLLETLKQLFLKNGGNLIENTPFESVQIHPNGVCINQSLTAYLLLDAMGHFSPIVQQARQGKKPDGVCLVVGTCAKGFEQNEAGDLIAAFTPIQKQCQYFWEAFPARDGRTTYLFTYLDADRDRFSLETLFDDYLKLLPEYQSIELEQLEFVRALFGIFPCYRESPLHLEWDRILPIGDSSGSQSPLSFGGFGAMVRHLKRLTNGIDQALRCQRLDRSSLALLQPYQPNLSVTWLFQRSMSVGINQKVNPAQINQLLMAVFSEMQQSGEQVLKPFLQDVVQFMPLSQTLIRTAIAHPGLVLKIIPHVGVLALLDWMLHYFNLAIYTVLSAIAPKLKPWIEALPPVQQYVWNRWVDAWQYGSGNDYVGH, encoded by the coding sequence ATGTCAGTCACAGAAGAGATTTTAGCCAAGATTCCAGGAAATTCCTTGGAAGGATTACGTCGAGTCGATGCCCGATGGAAAGAGGTGCGAGAAGGTTCGATGTCCGTTCCACAGGCGGTTGAAGTGAAGGATCAGCCTTTAGATTCAGTGGATTGGGATGTCGTGATTTGTGGCGGAACGTTGGGAATTTTACTGGGTGCGGCATTGGTTCAGAAGGGTTGGCGAGTAACACTGATCGAGCGAGGAGTTTTAAAGGGGCGAGAGCAAGAATGGAACATTTCTCGCCAGGAATTAGAGGTGTTTATAGAGTTAGGATTGCTGAATGAAACGGAGTTAGAAGCTGCGATCGCAACTCAATTCAATCCCGTCCGGATCAGCTTTTCTGAGGATAATCAGATTTTTGTTAAGAATGTCCTAAATACTGGAGTTGATCCAGCGTATTTACTAGAAACACTAAAACAATTATTTCTCAAAAATGGCGGTAATCTAATCGAAAATACGCCCTTTGAAAGTGTACAAATTCATCCGAATGGAGTGTGTATTAATCAGTCACTAACTGCCTATTTGCTGCTAGATGCGATGGGGCATTTTTCACCGATTGTTCAACAAGCAAGACAGGGAAAGAAACCAGACGGAGTTTGCTTAGTGGTTGGAACTTGTGCAAAGGGATTTGAACAAAATGAGGCGGGAGATTTAATTGCAGCTTTTACGCCAATTCAGAAACAGTGCCAGTATTTCTGGGAGGCTTTTCCTGCAAGAGACGGAAGAACCACTTATCTATTCACTTATTTAGATGCGGATCGCGATCGATTTTCACTAGAAACGCTATTTGACGACTACCTCAAACTTCTGCCTGAGTACCAAAGCATTGAACTTGAGCAACTTGAATTTGTTAGGGCATTGTTTGGTATCTTTCCCTGCTATCGTGAAAGTCCTCTACATCTAGAATGGGATCGAATTTTGCCGATCGGGGATAGCAGTGGCAGTCAATCGCCCCTCAGCTTCGGTGGCTTTGGAGCAATGGTGCGGCACCTGAAACGATTAACAAATGGGATTGATCAGGCGCTACGATGCCAAAGGCTCGATCGTTCATCTTTAGCGCTGCTGCAACCTTATCAGCCAAACTTATCAGTCACCTGGCTATTTCAGCGATCGATGAGCGTTGGCATAAATCAAAAAGTGAATCCCGCTCAGATTAATCAATTACTGATGGCAGTTTTTTCGGAGATGCAACAGTCCGGTGAGCAAGTTTTGAAGCCTTTTTTGCAGGATGTCGTTCAGTTTATGCCACTTTCTCAAACCCTGATTAGAACAGCAATTGCTCATCCAGGGTTGGTTTTGAAGATTATTCCCCACGTTGGCGTTTTAGCTCTGCTAGATTGGATGCTGCACTATTTTAATTTGGCAATCTATACCGTCTTGTCTGCGATCGCGCCAAAACTAAAACCTTGGATTGAAGCACTACCGCCCGTTCAGCAATATGTTTGGAATCGGTGGGTGGATGCCTGGCAATACGGTTCAGGAAATGATTACGTAGGACATTAA
- a CDS encoding beta-ketoacyl-ACP synthase, whose protein sequence is MSVVVTGVGLASALGNLAQTWERLVEGRSGIQFYQPFSALEPRPIALIGKYPAEILDLTRQVVLDAMNDAGLTAPLCKCGIVVGSSRGNQAQWEKLTVGEGEFLNWLNTLPNGSAIATAQLVGSQAIVLAPMAACATGLWAIARGAELIRSGQCERVICGAIEAPITPLTLIGFQRMGALAKDGAFPFDVDRQGLVPGEGGAIFVLESETVAQRRNAKIYGRVLGFGLTADGYHVSAPEPESRAAIAAVKQCLERSSLKAQEVDYIHAHGTATQLNDRNEAQLIQRCFSDSVWVSSTKGATGHTLGGSGALGAAFCLMALKHQIVPPNVGMRNGEFTLAIATSAESTELRNVLCFSFGFGGQNAIVAFGR, encoded by the coding sequence ATGTCTGTTGTTGTAACTGGAGTGGGTTTAGCGTCAGCATTAGGAAATCTGGCGCAGACTTGGGAAAGGTTGGTAGAAGGACGATCGGGCATTCAGTTCTACCAGCCTTTTTCAGCCTTGGAGCCACGACCGATCGCGCTGATTGGCAAATATCCCGCTGAGATTCTGGACTTAACGCGCCAAGTTGTTTTAGATGCTATGAACGATGCTGGATTAACAGCACCGTTGTGCAAGTGCGGTATCGTCGTCGGGTCGAGTCGGGGAAATCAGGCGCAGTGGGAAAAGTTAACCGTAGGAGAAGGTGAGTTTCTAAACTGGTTGAATACTTTGCCGAATGGAAGCGCGATCGCTACGGCTCAATTGGTTGGGTCTCAAGCGATCGTGCTTGCTCCGATGGCGGCTTGTGCCACGGGACTTTGGGCGATCGCGCGGGGAGCAGAATTGATCCGCAGTGGGCAATGTGAGCGCGTGATTTGTGGGGCGATCGAGGCTCCGATTACGCCGCTAACGCTGATCGGATTTCAGCGAATGGGGGCACTAGCAAAAGATGGCGCGTTTCCGTTTGATGTCGATCGACAGGGCTTGGTGCCAGGCGAGGGCGGTGCAATTTTTGTGCTGGAGTCTGAAACGGTGGCACAGCGAAGGAATGCCAAAATCTATGGTCGGGTTTTGGGGTTTGGGCTGACGGCAGATGGTTATCATGTCAGTGCGCCAGAGCCGGAGAGCCGAGCCGCGATCGCGGCTGTGAAACAGTGCCTTGAGCGGAGTTCTCTGAAAGCTCAAGAGGTTGATTACATTCACGCCCATGGAACGGCGACGCAGCTAAACGATCGCAACGAAGCACAATTGATCCAGCGCTGTTTTTCCGATTCTGTTTGGGTAAGTTCGACGAAAGGAGCGACAGGGCATACACTTGGCGGATCTGGGGCATTGGGAGCAGCATTTTGTTTGATGGCGTTGAAACATCAGATTGTGCCGCCGAATGTGGGGATGAGAAACGGGGAATTTACGCTAGCGATCGCGACATCGGCTGAATCGACGGAATTAAGAAACGTTCTGTGCTTCAGTTTTGGATTTGGGGGACAAAATGCGATCGTGGCATTCGGTCGATAA
- a CDS encoding peptidylprolyl isomerase, with protein MVALTGCNGQPQTSAAPTGSPTPSSPAPTATATSSPQAGGLPRLQGKATVVITVKGSPITMELDGTSAPITAGNFVDLVNRKVYDGLVFHRVVREPQPFVVQGGDPQSKNPNVPLDRLGTGGFIDPATQQPRDVPLEITPQKANEPIYSRTFAEAGIDVPPKLRHTRGAVAMARSQAPDSASSQFYITLADLPFLDGNYAVFGYVTQGMETVDKIQQGDRIESAKVTQGLENLKTSSTASPSPSPTGSPSPSPTTSP; from the coding sequence AGACCTCGGCTGCACCGACCGGCTCACCAACTCCTAGTAGCCCCGCCCCGACTGCAACTGCGACTTCTTCTCCTCAAGCCGGTGGGCTACCCCGATTGCAGGGAAAAGCGACAGTCGTAATCACAGTGAAGGGTTCACCAATCACGATGGAGCTTGATGGGACAAGTGCGCCAATTACAGCAGGAAATTTTGTCGATTTGGTAAATCGCAAGGTTTATGACGGACTAGTGTTTCATCGCGTCGTGAGAGAGCCACAGCCATTTGTAGTGCAGGGGGGCGATCCTCAAAGTAAGAATCCGAATGTGCCGCTCGATCGTCTGGGAACCGGTGGATTTATTGACCCAGCGACGCAACAACCCCGCGATGTTCCCCTTGAAATTACGCCGCAGAAGGCAAATGAACCAATTTATAGCCGGACATTTGCTGAAGCGGGCATCGACGTTCCACCGAAGCTCAGACATACTCGTGGTGCAGTAGCAATGGCTCGATCGCAGGCTCCCGATTCTGCCTCTTCTCAGTTCTACATTACCCTGGCGGACTTGCCGTTCTTGGATGGAAACTATGCGGTGTTTGGGTATGTGACTCAGGGAATGGAAACCGTTGACAAGATTCAACAGGGCGATCGTATTGAGTCGGCAAAAGTAACCCAAGGGTTAGAGAATTTAAAAACAAGTAGTACTGCAAGTCCTTCTCCGAGTCCAACCGGAAGTCCTTCTCCGAGTCCGACGACTTCGCCTTAA